CGCTTGTATGGCACAGTTCCGTCTGTCTTGTTTTGTCTTTCTAATGCATTATAATTTTCAACTGAAGTTCTCGACAAACGGCTCGAGCACCTGATCTGAAGTGGGCCAAGAGCATATGGCAGAATGAAAAGTTGGATGATAAGCAGGATGTGGAAGAGTTGGGGAAGGAAGCGTGAAGTATGAGAGGCAGGAGTGGCTGGCAATGTTCGCGAGCTCGAAACACAAAAGGTCTGAGTAGAGACGCAAGATATCGTCAGAAGTTGTGGGTGTCTAGAAGTATCGCTCCACGTGGCAGGTGACGAACATTGCTATCGAACATTAATATCTATCACGGCCTGCAATCCCAGCATCTTCAAACGGTTCATGCATCGTTACCAGCACTGCCTCCAGAACCATCCGATTTGACATCGGCCAGCCATCCGGTTTGAAGCGGACCGTCCAGCCCACCGATGCAGACGAGAATAGCTTCTCTACAGACTTTGCGGACGGACGGCATGCGCGCCCTCGGAGAAATAAGAGCCTGGCACGTCCAATTCTTGCGTCACCAATCAACAACTTTCGCCGTTCGTGGTTGCTAGAAACGTGGCGTCGGCAGATACCGAAACGAAGCGCTGCGCCAGTACTCAAAATCAAGAACCAGATCACCTGGTGTCTATCTCGGAGACTGCAACGAGGTGCCGTCAGCTGGTTTGGCGATCGACGGCCTGTGGCAGATCAAAAAGACCTTGTTGGCTGACTTCTCGTCGCGAAGGCCGAATGCCCAGACCCTCCTGACTGTATCCCGTCAGATATCGGAAAACTATCAAGTCGGCCTAGTCACCATTTCCGTCGACCGATACGAATTGATGGAACAGATGGAGTCCGCGGTCCGCGACAACGCTGCGCCGAAAGCTCCCGGGCGCCGACTCCCGCCGGCTCATGCAGAGATGGGGGATGTTCCATCTCAGAATCAACCACTTCTGGACTACCGAGAAGGGGCTATATGAGGTACTAAAGGGAGGGGGATACCACGGCACCTTTGCCGAAATCGCATAGGAGCAGCGCTCGCCTAACCTCACCGGCTGGTATTTCACTCACCGCTTCCTACACACCCTCTTCGCCCAGCTTCTGCAGCTGTATTTCCTGTTCGTTCTCGTTTCGGTCCGTCCTGCATCGCTTCCCCCAGAGGTTCGAGCTGTCACGGCGGGCCGTCCCCGAACAGAGCCAAAAAGCAACCCTCTTATCTCCTGGTTTAAGATAGCGGGCGGCTCGATGTGGTCGAGGCTGCCAACCAGAGGACAAGACCCCCCGTCTAGTCGCTGGCGCGCATGTCAATAGATAATGCACATCGATATGGTCGCCAGCGTGCCTATCTCAGAACTGATTAGAACCACAGCTCCGGATGCCATGTAGTATATCATCCGCCCCAGGTCGCCTGGTGCGCAGCGCGGGCGACATCGCGCGGCAACCCTTTCGCAACTCTCACTACACCACCAAAATCGGCAACTGGGCGCAGCTCAGCAGCACGGCACGGCCAGACAATGTGATGGTATCCGCGGACGGAGGCTAGCTGGATGACAGAATGACAGGTTGAGAATCAGGTGCCGTCTTTACCGATAGCCCTATTGGGGCAAAGTTCGTCACGGGATTTATGAGGTCGACGCCCCATCCCAATCGACCCCCTCGCTCCCGGCAACTACACATCGCACCAGGGCACATGGGACATAGCACACATCGTTCTCGAAGGACTCATCACGAAGGAGGACACGGCATTGAACTGATGTATCAACATTAGGAACAGGAACGAATTCCGGAATATGTATCTCGCGTCTATCGCCGACGGTCGTCATTGCTCCCTCCATGTCGATCTTCGTCGAGACGCAGCAACTCGACAGTTTTATCTACCGAAATAAACCCATGACACCTTCCGATGAAAAGAACAGGAAAAGGAAATAGAAAAAAGAGAGGCCCCGAGGTATTACATCCGTCGTGTTGCAGGGCACTTCATCTGTGCGATTCAAACCTGCCGTTTGCTTCCATGGCCCATAGACACCACTACAAACAACAAGTCGTGGGTGGTGTGTGCGCCAGAAACCTACGCAAATGAAGATCCAATGATTGGAGGAAACAGAAAAGAACATAAAAAAACAAGACAATGGGAATGGTCGGattggacgacgacgacgaccgaAGAAAGCGCCACCCGTCAGCCCTTAACGCAGCCGCAAACCTTGGCCGAAGCTTCAGTTGCACCACATCTCGACACGAGTCCCTTCGAGCCGGTTCAGGACGTCAAATTCCAACCCTGTTTGCCGGAAAGCAACGATGATCATGTCGAAGCGCTGCTCGAGCGACTTGACGTTCCAGTCCTCAACATCCAGACGGGCGATCTGCGGCACCGCCTCCTGCTTGACGAGGGGATCGGCCCAGCAAACATCGACCTTTTCCGTCAGCACGAGACTCTTTGCTAGCTCGAGACCGGGCGAGTTGGCCAGGTGGGACTGGCCCTTCTTGAAGCccatgccgacgacgaggacacTGGGCCGCAGCTTCTCGGCACACAGCGTCTCGACCGCGCGCTGGGCAATGGCCGCCGGCCGGGCACGCATCTTCTCCGTTGCGTGCTGCAGGAGAGGGAACTGGCTGTTGGACAGAAGGTAGTACGGGTTGACAGGGATACAGTGGCCGCCGACACCGAGACTAGGCGTGAACGGCATGTATCCGAACGGcttggtcgccgccgcaccAGACACTTCGTATGGGTCGACGCCATGTCCCAAACAAGCATCGGCCATCTCGTTTGCAAATGCAATGCACATCATACGCTGGCAGTTCTCGTACAGCTTGGTCATCTCCGCGACCTCGGGTCGTGACACGGGCACGACATGGTCGAAAACCTGCGAGTAGAGGCGGACAATGGCGTTCAGCGAACCGGGGACCATGTCGTCCAAGCCGGACACAATCTTTGGAATGGCGAAGGCAGGAGGCTCGACGCGGCCAGGGTCGAC
The genomic region above belongs to Colletotrichum higginsianum IMI 349063 chromosome 2, whole genome shotgun sequence and contains:
- a CDS encoding UDP-glucose 6-dehydrogenase; the protein is MDTQMLTPDTPGWSPSCRSTFPFESPEGPKSETWDFSHDGYYPITPPTEECESDEELATIASSVDLEAEPLVAVIGVGYVGEHLVGNFARKFNVLGFDVSEARVQSLEKDFGPDSKAKFTCKPSDMAAATHFLISVPTLLRPDQTIDSSFLRSALKNVATYARPGSVVVVESSVAVGMTRELLGPLAKERHFFAGMSPERVDPGRVEPPAFAIPKIVSGLDDMVPGSLNAIVRLYSQVFDHVVPVSRPEVAEMTKLYENCQRMMCIAFANEMADACLGHGVDPYEVSGAAATKPFGYMPFTPSLGVGGHCIPVNPYYLLSNSQFPLLQHATEKMRARPAAIAQRAVETLCAEKLRPSVLVVGMGFKKGQSHLANSPGLELAKSLVLTEKVDVCWADPLVKQEAVPQIARLDVEDWNVKSLEQRFDMIIVAFRQTGLEFDVLNRLEGTRVEMWCN